The genomic region cccctgcctcagtttccccatctgtaaattgGAAGCCATCATTTTATTCAGCAAAGACTTGTAAGGAGGACTTCCGTAAGTCTtgaacagaaagcaaaaaaagagcCAGGGAGGGCCTGACACCAGATCAGCACTGAATGAAAAGTCTCCaatgcattatttaattttagtttttgaatcAGTAATAcgctgtgttgctgttgttcagtggctcagtcgtgtccgactctttgcggccccctggactgtagcacaccaggcttccctgtgagtcactgtctcccagagtttgcccaaactcatgtccgttgagtcagtgatgctctgaGGGAAACCGAAATACTAGGAAAGGCAGAGTGTTGCAGTTTCCCCAAGGCTGTGTCCACACTGACTACCGACCCCATAAAGCAGCCACAGGAGGCGTGTTTGGGGAAACTGGGGGCCGCGGAAGGCAGACTGGGTGTCAGTTCATTGTAAAGAATTACCGTTTGTGATTGAAAAAAGTTTTGCCATTGAGCtggaaattttcctttctttgatgGGAGACGGAAACCTGAGGCACAGTTTGTGATGTCTGAAGCCTACTGAATCGCTTTTAGCTTTTTATGAGGGAAAATTTCCAGCAGAACCAAAACTAAAGAGTAAAGGCACATTCTTGTTCTCAGCAACACATGGGCAGCTGTGTCCCGATCCCAGCCCTCACTGGAGTCCTGATTTTCCAACACAGGAGTATTTGAAATCAAACACCAGACGGTGCCTTATTTTGCCCTAGAAGATTTCCGTGGGCTGCAATTTACTTTCAAACACACCATTGCCccaacagaaaagagagagagccagtagggccaaaaaaaaagggaacaTGCATGAAATCTGGTCAGTGGACCGCCGGGTGCGGCCTTTCCTTACTCTGATCTATGCTCACAACTTTCCACAAACCCCGGAAAGTCAAAGACCAAAGGCGGCTCCGTCTGCCGCCAGCTCCCCTAACCCTGAGCCCTGCGCAGGCTCCCAGAGTGGACACGCGAGCTGGCTTCCGGGGACCCTTCCAAAAGCCGCGTCTTTTATTAATAGCAGGTTGTAGTAGGAGTGGAAAGCAACCAGGCTGAGTCACACAGGCCTGGCCCAGCCAGCCCATACCTCCTCCCCTCTGACCTGCTCGCAGctcagaacctcagtttcccacTCTGGAAACTGGGGCTAAGTCCCCGCCATTCTGGGGGTGCCGAGGAGGACCCAGTGTAAAGGCCCAAGCCGGGAGCTGGGCGCAGAGCCTTGCTGTGTCCAGGAGGGAAGCCTGCCCCCCACCAGGGGCTCCATCAGGGGCTGAGAGCTCCTGGGCCTGAGCAAGGAGGGGCCGGGGGCCTAAGTCCAGGGCTGAGGGCGACCATGGGGGCTCTTCCATGAAGGGGCTCTGGGAGTGGGCTCCCGGCCTCTGGAGGCCACGCGGGAGGCTAGATGCACATGGCCCAGGGCCCGTGTCCCAGGTAAAGGGCACAAAGCACCCGTCTCCCCTTTGCCTGCTGCCCTCCGGCCCAGCCCTTGGGGTTCAGGCTATGTTTTGTCCCCTCTGTCCTGGGAGCAGAGCCCAGAGTCCAGGCTGGTCTAAGTTTGGACGGGGGAGGAAGGGGGGCCGCGGGCGGGGAGGTGTGGGGGGACGGGATGTCTCTGAGCTGTCCCGGCCGGAAAAAGGGAGGGACAAAGGCAGAGACAAAGACGGCAGGGAGACAGACGGGAGGGCGCCCAGGGCAGGGGACAGACGGGGCCTCCCAAGACGGACGGACAGGCAGCCACAGTGGGGAGAGCCTGGGGACAAGAGTGGGGGGCTAGGGACCAACAGACGGGCAGGGAGACCCCAAGACCTCGGGCGCTCAGACTCGGGCTGGACCGAGCCAGGGAGGTGCAAGGAGAGGGGGCGGCTGCGCAGGGCAGGCTGCCAGCCCAGACGCAGTGGGGACACGGAAGTGGGCCTCGCAGACCAACCCCCCAGCCGTGGCTCCGCTCAGGGCTGCAGCGGGGCTTGGTGGGCGGGTGGCTTTTCGGGGAGCCGAGACCAGGCGTGCTGGCCTGACCCTGAGATGGAGCTCAGGGACCCCAAGAAGCAGGAAGATGGGGACCCGgaggtgagaggcaggagataacGGAGAGAGGAGGAATGGGCCGGGCTGAGGGGCAGACatggagagacacacagagacaacaGGAGAGCAGGGAGACAGAGACATCCAAGACCCAGGGAACCCGAGGAGACGTAGCAAGACTGGGGCCCCGGGAGACACGTCCCCAGATAGAGGGGCAGGACACAGGAAGagaggaggatggagagagaggcGGGCGGGGCAGGGGGCACGGGCTGGGGAGGAGGCGGCCCCaagtggggctgggggcttcTGGGGGGAGCCCCAGATGACCGTGGGCAGGGCCACTGAGACAATCACCCGTGACCCAGCCAAGGCCCGAAAACAGGTGGCCTGAGGCGGGGTGAGTCACTGTGACTCACCCTCCTCGCTGGGGACAGTGACCCTGGGCCCCCGGGCCCCCCGGCTCGGCCCGATGCCCTGactgaccccccaccccccgtcccGTCCCTCTCCTGCAGGAGGACACAGCCACGGCCCTGCAGAGGCTCGTGGACCTGACAGCCTCCAGGGTGACCCCCGTGCGGAGTCTGCGAGCCCACTACCGCCTCATCCGGAGGCTCGGCTCCGGCTCCTACGGCCACGTGCTGCTTGCCCGGCCTCGCCAAGGGGGTGAGTGTGGCCACCGAAGGGCAGACCCCAGGATGGCCCCCTCTTAGGGAACTCATGCCCACCGTGACAGGGAGCATCCCTTCGGGGAGCTGACCAGGACTCCTCCCGATGGGGCCCTCAGAACGTCAAGAGCTCTGTGATCGCCCAAGGAACCAGAGCTCTCGCCCAGAGAGTGGGAGAGGCTTGCCTGAGGTTACACAGTGAGGCAGGATCACGACTAGGATTGCTAGTCCAGTTGCCACGTCCTTCAGTTCACGCGAGAGGAAACGGAGGTCCAGAGAGGGTCAGGCAGTGGTGCAGGGTCACACAGCAATCTGAGACAGAGCAGAGAGAGTCCCCAGGGAAGGGGGCCTCCAACCAACCCCCCACAGATGGAGACAGGAGAGGCACGCAGAGGTCAAGCACCGTGCCCCGCCCCAGGTTGGATGCTCAGGGCACCCTGACTTGCCCTCTGCCCCCGCCCCCTGGCAGGTCGGGCCGTGGCTCTGAAGCTCCTCCCTCGGGCCTCAGTCTTCAGAACCACCTTCCTGAGAGAGTTCTGTGTGGGCCGCTGTGTGTCGTCACATCCAGGCCTGCTCCAGACGCTGGCGGGACCGCTGGAGACCCCGCGACACTTCGCCTTCGCCCAGGAGTACGCACCCTGTGGGGACCTCAGCGGGATGCTGCAGGAACGGGTGAGGCGGGCAGGCGGGGGGCTTGTCCAGGTCTGATGTCGGCCCTCCCCTGGGCCTGTCCCCCACCCTGACTCCCAGAGGGAGCTCCCCACTAAGCCCCCAAGGGCGTTGCTCAGGcagccgtggactgtagcctgccaggctccttgttcTTGCCtgcggggttttccaggcaagaacacagaagtgagtggccatgccctcctccaggcaacctccttctttctctttctcagcgCAGTTCCATGACTAACCCCAGCCCtaatccatccaaccatctgaacACAAGCTAGCCTGGACGACAGGTTGGGATTGAGGTAGAGGACAGATCAGGTCTGATGAGAGGGTGGGCACAGAGGGAGAGATGGGATTTTAATGGCAGTGggactgggaaagagtgagggtggAGTTGGATGAGCTGAGCTTCGAGTTGATGACAGGCCAACTGTGAGTGTGGAGAAGACCATGTGTGCAGCTGCAGAGATGGCTGAGGATGTGTCTGTGTATACAGGGAGTTGGAGAGGGACTGTAATGGAGTTCTCTCTAGAAAGACCAGGTCTGGACTGAATCCATGACCTTCTAGGGGTACTTGAATGTGAGGTTAAGGTGGGGTCATCTTTAGGGatagcttccccggtggctcagagagtaaacatctgcctgcaatgcaggagacctgggttcgatccctgggtcaggaagatcccctggagaagggaatggcaacccactccagtattgttaacctggagaatctcatggacagaggagactggtgggctacattccatgggatcacaaagagtaggatgtgactaactgactttcactttcatctttaggAATAAACTTTGGATTTCAGATAAGTTTGGGgataaagaggaggaaaaaaggaagcaagGGAGATAAGGAGGGAAATAGTGGGATGATGGAAGAAAGGCTGGAGGGACAGATGGCtgggtggctgggtgggtggatgggtagatgggtgggtggatgggtggatgggtagatggctggttggatgggtggatgggtggatggatggataggtgggtggatgggtggatagatgagtggatgggtggatggatgaatggatgggtggatgagtggatggatgggtgggtggatggatgggtaggtggatgagtggatggatggatgggtggatggatgggtggatgggtggatgggtggctagatggatggatgggtggatggatgatggatggatgggtggctagatggatggatgggtggatggatgatggatggatgggtggatgagtggatggatggatgggtggatgagtggatggatggatgagtggctagatggatgggtggatgagtggatggatggatgggtggctAGATGGATGGttgggtggatgagtggatgggtgggtgggtggttaggtggatggatgggtggatgagtggatggatggatggatggctagatgaatggatgggtggatgagtggatgggtgggtgggtggctagatggatggatggatgggtgcgtGGGTggctagatggatggatgggtggatgagtggatggatggatggatggctagatggatagatgggtggatgactggatggatgaatggatggatggatagatgggtgggtggatggatggatggatggataggtggatgagtggatggatggatgggtggatgagtggatgggtggatgggtgggtgggtggatggatgggtagatggatggaaggatgggtggatggatggataggtggatgaatggatgaatggatgggtggatgagtggatgggtggatgggtgggtggatgggtgggtggatgggtggatggatgggttggtgggtgggtggatggatggatggatggatggatggataggtggatgagtggatggatggatgggtggatggatggataggtggatgggtggatggatggatgggtggatgagtggatgggtggatgggtgggtgggtagatgggtggatgggtgggtggatggatgggtgggtggatggatagatggatggataggtggatgagtggatggatggatgagtggctagatggaaggatgggtggatgagtggatggatgagtggatggatggatagatggatggatgggtggatgagtggatgggtgggtggataggtgagtggatggatgatggatggatggatagatgagtgggtgggtggatgggtggatagtTGGTTGGgtggtggatagatggatggatgggtgggttgCAGGGTGGATTGAcaaatgagtggatggatggatgaaagaaaggaaagatggatgaatagatgggtggatgagtgggtcgatggatggatggattgaagGATGGAGGAATATATGGATGGATATCAGATACTAAATAACTGGACAAATTATTGAACAGCTGACTAGCTGGTGGAATGGATACTGACTGGAACCCTGTTGTGTAGACTGTTGGATAGATGACAGGTTGGGGTTAGGATGGATGGGTTGCTGTCTCACTGCCTGGCTAGCTGGATGGACAGATCTATCAATCAATTAATAAAGTAAATGCTGGGACTTTCGAACTAGGTCTGAGTTGGAGATGGGACCTCAATTAGTACAGGACTAAGATTAGTTAAGTTCATTAGTTAAGTGTGAGATTTAGGGTTTCATTGGAGATCTTTGTGGTCTGTGGAGAGAAGATAAGAAATGTAAGGAGTGGTTGTTAGTGTCAGGACAAAGTTCGATGGAAGTTACAGAGCTTCTGGTGAGATGCGGGGTCCTGGTGAGGAAAACATTTGAGGGCAGGTCTACAGGGAGAGCTGGTGGTTGAGGATGAGGGGGAGAAGGTGTTGGGAGATGTGTCAGAGACACTCCTGGTAGCCAGTGGTCCTGGCATTCAGATTCCTGAACCCCAGGAAGCAGCAAAGAGGAGGAACGGAGGGTGACCTTTGCCCTCTGCCTTTGACCCCAGGGCCTCCCAGAGTTGCTGCTGAAGCGTGTGGTGGCCCAGCTCGCAGGAGCCCTGGACTTCCTCCATGGCCGGGGGTTGGTGCACGCAGACGTGAAGCCCGACAATGTGCTGGTCTTCGACCCTGTGTGCAGTCGCGTGGCCCTGGGGGACCTGGGTCTGACCCGGCCCGAGGGCAGCCCCACCCCGGCGcccccagggcccctgccctCCGCACCCCCCGAGCTCTGCGTCCTGCTGCCCCCCGACACCCTGCCCCTGCGGCCCGCCCTGGACTCCTGGGGGCTCGGTGTGCTTCTCTTCTGCGCGGCCACCGCCTGCTTCCCCTGGGACGTGGCGCTGGCCCCTGACCCCGAGTTCGAGGTCTTTGCGGGGTGGATGACCGCCAGGCCCCAGCCGCCCCGGCCGCCACCCCCCTGGGACCAGTTTGCGCCCCCGGCTCTGGCCCTGTTCCAGGGGCTCCTGGATCTGGATCCTGAGACCAGGAGCCCCCCGCTGGTCGTCCTGGACTTCCTGGGAGATGACTGGGGGTTAAAGGGGAACAAAGAGAGAGCTGGGGGCTTGGGGAGCATGTCCAGCgagggcggggaggaggaggaggaggaggaggaggaggaggaggagggcggaGCAAGCCTAGAAGAGTGGTCAGAGGAGGAGGACGGTGACAGCGGGGGGAGGACAGGCACAGATGCGGGAGAGCCCTGACCAGGTGACCGGGACAGGTGGCTGGAGCCCGGGCCAGAGGCCCCGCCCCCAGAGGCCCTGTCCCCAGCCACCACGGCCACCTGCGCGGAGAGACCGCTGCGCCCTGGGAGAACGGAGAGCGCCCTGCGCCTTTCACAACCGAAGGCTGAGCTCAGACGCACGACTCCCCTCCCAGCTGACGACCCGGGGGTCTGGAGCCCccggcccctcctccctcagacccgggggtccaggccccacccctcccccctcagAGCCGGGATCCAGGCCCCCGGCCCCTCCTACCTCCTCAGGCCCGGgggtccaggcccccagccccgcctcccCCCTCAGGTCCGGgggtccaggcccccagccccgcctcccCCCTCAGCCCCAGGGGTCTAGGCCCCACGCCTCCCGCCTCAGACCCGCCCCTCCCCTCTCAGACCCGGGGGTCcaagcccccagcccctgccccctcagacccaggggtccaggcccccagcctctcctcctcagacccaggggtccaggcccccagcctctcctcctcagacccaggggtcaaggcccccagcctctcctcctcAGACCCGGAagtccaggcccccagcctctcctcctcAGACCCGGGGGtgcaggcccccagcccctcccctcctcaaGGACCCTCCCTCACCCTTCTGTTCTGTCTTCCTGAAAGGAAGTGCCATGTCTCCCGCATATGCGTTTCTGCCCCGTGGGGATGTGTTCCGTGTCTGTGGACCTCTGAGCAGTCACTCCTCTCCTCTAAGATCTTAGTGGACGCCCGCTGACCACGGCTTTCCAGATTCAATACCGTGGAACCCTCACCTGCCATCTCGTCCACTTTCCTGGGCCCTGGGTGACATTATAGGAGTCACTCACCCTTTCTGGACCTAAAtcgacacacatgcacacacaggcacacatgcacacatgtccACAGATGCACaaatgcacacacgtgcacacgtgtgcatgcacCCACAAATACCTGCACACATGTGGGCACGTGAGCACataatgcacacacatgcacacacacatacacactctttcTCCTGCCTACAGACGTTTGCACGCCCAGCATTCTCCTC from Bos javanicus breed banteng chromosome 18, ARS-OSU_banteng_1.0, whole genome shotgun sequence harbors:
- the SBK3 gene encoding uncharacterized serine/threonine-protein kinase SBK3 yields the protein MELRDPKKQEDGDPEEDTATALQRLVDLTASRVTPVRSLRAHYRLIRRLGSGSYGHVLLARPRQGGRAVALKLLPRASVFRTTFLREFCVGRCVSSHPGLLQTLAGPLETPRHFAFAQEYAPCGDLSGMLQERGLPELLLKRVVAQLAGALDFLHGRGLVHADVKPDNVLVFDPVCSRVALGDLGLTRPEGSPTPAPPGPLPSAPPELCVLLPPDTLPLRPALDSWGLGVLLFCAATACFPWDVALAPDPEFEVFAGWMTARPQPPRPPPPWDQFAPPALALFQGLLDLDPETRSPPLVVLDFLGDDWGLKGNKERAGGLGSMSSEGGEEEEEEEEEEEEGGASLEEWSEEEDGDSGGRTGTDAGEP